ATCCTCAACTCACATGGGCACACCAAGTGGCAGTTATGTCACGTCACTGAAGAATCACAAGTCATAGCTTGCAATTAAATCCAGGAAGCCAGAGTTTTCTTGTTCCCTTCCTCTTTGACAACTACAAGCGTGGCAGAGTAGAAGTCACAGGGTAGAGAGGTATTGAGAAAGATAGTTGGAGCATGAGATAGGccgggagaggagggaaagaccAACAGTATCAGCCTATAGCAGCTAGAGAGCGTGTTGTGTACTTGACTGTTCCCCAACCCCAGAACCCCAGAGCTGAAGTGAACAGTGGTACATGTTGTGATTGGGATGGAAATGACTAAGAGCTCTGAATGATCCAGACCACCAGATTCAGTTCTGTTCCCCCTCACTCTGAAACACTGGACTCCCTTACGCGCTAGTAGTCACAATGAGCCCACAGAGTTCACTGTGGGTGCCTGCGTGTATTGACGttagtgttcgtgtgtgtgtgtgtgtgtgcgtgtatagtACTCTAGTCCAAACAACTGTATTTGGCAGTATTTTTATTGCTGTCAGTGAGCTTACCCACCACACAGAAAATGAACCCTATAAGGACTGGCTTAGCTATGCCTCTTGTTTTGATTGGGGCCTTTTCAAAGGTATTGAGTTGAAGTTGAGAAGATCCCCCTGAGTTGAGTATCACCAAGTTCAATAATATCATTTCTGCCAATGCTGCCTGCCTCTTCCATGTTGTGGCAGGATACAGTTGCCACAGACAGAGAAAAACAGACATCAGCCATCTGACCTAGCAACTTTTTGTTTAGAATGCTTTTGTGTTCTTAAGATTTTTCCAGGGAAAGAATAAATAGCTGTGCTTAACCAAAGGCATTCAATGTCTTGGCTAAGAATGCCTCACCATGAGAAACATATTACCCGTGGTTAGGATAGGCCTTGTGCTCTCTgaacattttctttttttctctcttcaaAGCGTGACCAACTTGTGAAAGCAATTTTCTCTTTATTTTGTCTTAGTTGATGTCTATAGAGGACACAAGCAGAACGTCACTACACATTTGAGGAACAGTATTTGCGCGTGTCATGGTTGGCCTTGTTATGAATAGGAAACACTACTGGCCATGAAACACAAAGACATGAAACCTCTGGGTCGTTTCTCAGTGAGTCTTCTCTCAGTCTCCTGTGAACTGCACTTGATGACATGAGATACTTGAGGTCAATGCTGGAATGTAACACAACAAGTAAACTAATTGGAGAGGGCCAGACAAACAGGCACATACCAGATTAATTGGTATGTCAATGAACTGTCAATGTTGTAGGCTACACATACGCTACAAGAGGGAAATTAGAGTCATTTGCTGGAACACTGTTGGATCATTTGTCTGGGCCTGGGGAATGGAATGCCATGCGATGTGATGAGGGGTTGATTGATTGACAGGCTTGCCTATTGAACCACATGGCACAGAAAGTTCACTGGAATCTAATTGCTGTACCATTAACAATGCCTTAATAATTGTTCACATACAAAGCTTGTCAAACTGATACAAGTTCTGATATGTAAAAGGTGAGCAGGTCCTGAGAGAGAAGAGCGTAAAGGgggtggggtggagagagggagcatCCTAAGGCAGTCGAGCCTCCTACCCCCTCCAAGGCCCTGAGCAGGGATTGTTTTGTGATCCCCCCTCTTGACTATTCTGACATCAACATGATCACACCATAATGAAACTTTAATCAGGAACATAAGCATCAAATCATTTCCCCATTATGTAAGGTGTGAGGGAGCAGCTTCTAGGAAAGCTGAAAGACTGAGCGATCTAGAGATTGAAGAGAATGGGGTGAATGAAAGAGGAAAGAGCACCAGAGAAACATGACGgataaagacaaaaaaaaaagaaaagtgagagaaaaaaataagtaGGCAGGGGTATGAAAGAAAAGACTCTGGGGCATTTTATTCCCATGGTGTCAGCTGCTAAATGTCCTTAAGTATTGAAATAGAGCATGGTAAGGCCGTGTGTTGGCTTGGTCTTTCATACAAACAGCCTTCACACTAATCTCATAAGGAAGATCTCTCAAGACGTCATATCGATATGATCTTATGGAAACAAAGTCCAACATTCTATTTGCATAGTATTTGCTCTATGCTTAAACAATTCAAATGAACACCGGTCCAGTGGTCCATATCCCTAATTCCAACCGGTTGTCAAACATGGTCAATCTTGGTTTTGTAACTGGTGATGTTGAGTTCAGTCAATGGTGTCGATATGGGAAGACAAAAGATTCCTCCTCTTCCCCATGTTCTGCTTTTCTGATTCCCTGTTACATTTTCAACTCAGGGATCAAGGTTGTGACAACTTCTGCTCTTTTAGAATGCTTGGTTACCAGGGAACAAAAAGCTCACTGGCTGCTTTTAGCAGGAACGATTTAAAATCCAGATGTCTGACATTTTCCGAACGGAGCGGCCGCATTTTGTTTTGTACATCAGCAAAACAATTCAGTACTACTAACATCATGGCTGGAGATGTGAAGGTCAATGGAGATGAGTTAGATGCTGTAACAGATCATTGAATCAATTTATGTCCTGCTTTGGTGGAAAAAGATGGCCAGGACTGATAAACTAAAGGAAAACCTCTACTCCAAAGCCTTTGCATCTGCTTCTCCTCCAGAGAGCAGGTTATCTTCATGTCTATGGAagctttgctttattcttttcATTTAGATTGGTCCAGTGGTTTTGAGCTGTAGTTCTGCCATGAAGGCTTAGGTCTTGATATAACTACACCTGAATTAATTAAAACAATACTCACAATGGCTGTCTTCCAGATATCAGGACAAAATGTTCCCGCAACTGTGTGAAACCCAGCAACACAGGCTATGACTATTatctctgtcatggtttgcatAATGTGTGCGTGCGAgggtgtgaatgtgtgtatgGGGTTGGTGTGAAAATATAGCAATGGTGTAAAACAGAGCCACTCCTGCTGAGAAAACAAAGGCTATATTAGCAAGGGTGAATAAAGGGAGATGGAAAGTTACTAACATTTGCATTCCAAAGGTCTGAGGAGCAGGATATAAAAGGGAAACGGTCACTCCAGGCAGGGCCAGTCTCTTCGTCCATCCAGAGCTCAACACGGCCTGAGTGGAGCTAGCTGGTCTGGGCTTAGTGCCGACCCTCAGCGGAAGAGCACATTAAAGCAAGAATCCAGAACATTGGCATGCAGGGACATTGTCTCCCTTGTTTACTTGCAGCAGGTTAAACAGAGTGTGTGTACACACCAGTGAAGAAAGCGTCGCAGCATGTCCCTTTTCAAGTGACACTGGTATTTCCTGTTAAGAGTGGCTAGATATTTCTGGAAACCCATCAGTTCTTCTTGCTACATTTAACTTGTTTCCCGAAAAAGACCAAAAACAGGAAAGACAGACACTTGGGAAATGGTCTTCAGTGTAAACTGAAGATACTGTTGTTTGAGGAATGTTTTTCAAGTGGAGAGACTTGATATTCGGCACACAAGAGGAGAATATGGTTAAAATGGGTCACAATGGTTCCCTGGTCCTTTGTACAAGGAACTACATTCTGACCAGACTAAAGCTTTGTGGTTGAGGGCACAAGACACGCAGTGGTTGTTCCATGCCTAAACAGACCACACAATGAAGTAAATTCATCAAGATGAATAGTTTAATACAAAATGTACATTTATTGTTCTTCGATACATTTTTGCGAGGCATGCCATCAACATTTATTAATTTCAATGTAACGTCCACCTGGACACAAGTGCAAACCTGCCTGAAATTCATGAGCAGTAACCAGGAATGAAAGTCACAAGTACAgtcgagataaaaaaaaaaagaaaaaaggagGCATACAATAATTATTAAAATGTTCATACATTATGGATCTTAAAATATTTTACAGATTATTCTTACACTATCAATCAATATACACTTCAGTACTTTTTGAGAAGTCCTCAAGAGTAATTTCTCTTCACTCTCAAACACCACATATCCAAAGGAGCTTTCTTCAAAGCCTTTCAATTGGTTGCAAATCATTGAACTGTCATTAACGCCACAATTTAAAATGATTGTGACGTCATTGAATCCTAGTCACTTCCTCTTCAAAAAGACATCTGTTCACAATGCCTGAAGGGAAATATATTGTGACATATCCAACATGGCAAACTGATATTTCAAACATGAGTACATGGAAATTGTGCAACAATAGCAAAAAAAATCTTACAAGAATAAACAGAAACATTAACACAACAGGTGAACTATATGGCACTTGGTGGAAACGAGTGATGGAAATATATTAACAATAGATGGTGGGAAGTGGCCATGTACATTTGTGTCTTAATTAATCATTCAACTAAACTGTGTTTTTTGAGCCATTTCATCAAGACTTTGGTTAATACTTTGATCATGTGTAgttcattcttaaaataaaaagtgCTTTAAATTGACATCAAGATTGTCCTTACACTAAACAACAGATGTGATTTAATTAGATGTGGTGATTGAGATGGCTTTCTATGTTTGGAGGCCTGAAGTGGTCATATGAACAAACAAAGTCAAAGAAGACTATTTAACCCTTCTGACTGGTTTCTGTGAGGGCACTCCCCTAACACAGTCAGTTTTCCTTTGCTGCGTAGGCAGCATCTCATCTAGGGACATCTGTCTAACCACATTGGCATCCTTCATAATCAACATCATCATGAAAGGCATTTAAGGTTCAGACCTCAACAAAAGCAAAGTGGTTCCAACTTCCTGTTGGCCAACGTCATTTCCTCTCAGGGTGAGCAGTTACATCCTCACAAAGGAGAGGAGAAGTCCTGGTTCAAAGGTCAGTTAGGGAGTGGAACGTGAAGGGCAGCCAAGGTGAGAGCCAGGTTGAGGGCCAACATGGGATCAACCCAGCCTGGGACAAAGCAGGACTTCCTTCACTGAGAGTGCAGACCAGACCAAGCGATGGATGAAGTCAGTCCCACTGTTCTAGTCTTCATAGCCGAGCACAAAGAACTGGCCCACTCCTTCCATTCACAGCACTCATACAGTTACAGTACCCTCGTTACACATGCATTAAAGTGTGTCAGTGTGGCTCATTACCAGACGCCACGCATCAGCACAGGGTAACATGCATCAAACACACATGGATTTACTGCACACGGTCAGCTGAGCTCAGACAGATATCACACATCCAtcgcagcagtagcagcagcacacATACAGAGTCAAACAGAGCTGGAGGCCCTGCATCGGACCAGACCAGGTCTCACTGGCTTCCAGACAGTGTCCATTCTGTGACAGCAGTCCAGTCAGTCACTACACACAGTGTCTAGTGGAGCCCTTCCTCAGCAGATGAGCTCCTGTTGGATCTCTGGCAGTGCAGGGAAGGGCTCAGAAGTGAAGGAAAAGGCATTGCGGCCTGTCTTGAGGTCTACCTGACCGGGGCACATCAGGTACGAACCCATGCTCTCCAGCTCTGGGGAGGGTGCCGGGCTCTCAGGCTCAGACTCTGATTGGCTGGTCTCAGGCTCGTCCAATGAGGGTAGAGAGCTGGCGTGGAGCTGGGTGTAGAGGTCAGCTGGTCCATTCAGCCAGGGGTGGTTAAGGCACTCCGCTGCAGTGGCTCGCTTCCTGTggccacacagacagagaggatgcGTGTCAGATCTCAAATCAATCATCAAGGTCTAGGCAGCAAGGACTTTAAAGCTTCTGTTCATCAGTTTTGAAAGTAAAACTGAAATAGCTAATGTGAATACATGTTGAGGAAAGCCAATGGTAAAAAGGTGACAAATATGCAGTTATACaacttcctctccctccccttccctcagaCACTCTTCTTTCCCTGACAGTCTTTTAGAAAAACCACCAAAGCCCACTTTTTCATCCCAGCCTTTTCCGCTTTTTGGGattactcagacacacacaggaatttttttcaaatttttgtattttttatactgCCAATAATCTGCAGCAATTAAATTATATTGAGTGAAGATTATGGCCCTGGATCACAGCGATAGACTACTGCTGTTTGTCATTGAGACATGATGGTGACATACAGCATCTAGCCCTTCTGTGCTGGAACACTCGATCAAATAGTGACAGTGGTGACACAGAATGGGTTAATAGATGAAACGTAACAAGGACCAGTATCCTTATATTAAATTATTCATATGCATTACCGCGCGTCGGGAGACTTAACGAGGATGTGCTGCAAGCAGCAGTATGAATGACATTCACCTGTTAATCAGTGTTGAACTCACTATGGGACATGTGGGAGAACATCTGTCGGGCTGTGGCACTGAACTAATTGAGTGTTGATTCTTGAACCTATCCTGTTCCTCACCTGGGGTTTTTGAGCAGCAGGGTCTTGATGAAGTCAATGGCGAGGGAGGAGATGCCCTCGAAGGCATCCTGGGAGTAGTCCACATTGACCTGGGAGATGTTCAGGAAGGTCTCCTGCTTGTTGTCCCCCAGGAATGGAGACTCGCCCGTCAGCATGACGTAGGTCAAGACCCCTATGGACCTGAGAGATGAGGAGGGAAAGGTGTCAGACTACAAGACATGGGGAAGTATTTCTCTCAGATTTccactgtggagctggctggtgATCAATATTTTATGGCTTCTGGAAAAACCAAGATGTATTGCGGACACTAGCTGATATCTGCTTGACACAGTCTCTTTAGCTCATACTCACCACATGTCTGTCGCTATGCTGATGGGTTCATAGTTCAGGATCTCTGGAGCTGGAATAGCATGGATAACGCCAATTAGTCCTGATAAACATTTTATAGTACTGAAGTTAAGAATTGCTTATCTATCTTCCTTATTGATATAAACTGACTGCAGAAGCCAGGGCAGGACTCACCCACATACTCCGGGGTGCCCAGGATCTCTCGGACTTCTGTCACACTGTCCATGCGTCTGGACAGGCCAAAGTCCACGATGCGGATATCACCCAGTGGGATGGCACTGGTCAGCAGGATGTTCTGGGGCTGAGGGGAGAGACCGAGATAAGACAGATTAGACCAAATCCAAAGAGTGCATGCTAAGTGAATTGACAGACAGAGGTCACATACCATGCTTGATAGATAGTTAATCAGTTGAGTAGTCATTGAGCCTCAAGGCCTTCCACTAAAGAGTCTAATCTACCTCTAAATGAATAAGCCAAACCCACAGAGTGTACAGCCCCAGAGGGATTCAAT
Above is a window of Salmo salar chromosome ssa03, Ssal_v3.1, whole genome shotgun sequence DNA encoding:
- the stk17al gene encoding serine/threonine kinase 17a like; protein product: MMNKNGMVTKIHTRIRTDPFTSNYELLGRELGRGKFAVVKKCIEKATGKEHAAKFLRKRRKGEDCRMDILNEIAVLESAKANPYVVALHEVYETNSEIILILECAAGGEIFNQCVAENDEAFTEKDVIRLARQILTGVACLHRNNVVHLDLKPQNILLTSAIPLGDIRIVDFGLSRRMDSVTEVREILGTPEYVAPEILNYEPISIATDMWSIGVLTYVMLTGESPFLGDNKQETFLNISQVNVDYSQDAFEGISSLAIDFIKTLLLKNPRKRATAAECLNHPWLNGPADLYTQLHASSLPSLDEPETSQSESEPESPAPSPELESMGSYLMCPGQVDLKTGRNAFSFTSEPFPALPEIQQELIC